The Streptomyces sp. HSG2 genome has a segment encoding these proteins:
- a CDS encoding restriction endonuclease subunit S, producing the protein MTSAIASLHGMTALRRFINEIVDGPFGSALTSSHYADDGARVIRLGNVGSSAFRDEDAAFISLDYFGDLKRHEVKPGDLLIAGLGDENHPVGRACVAPEGISPAIVKADCFRARLDESRLTHRYAAWALSSSLVAQQVRTMVRGSTRPRINLEVAREITIPAPSIEEQLRIADFLDAETARIDRLGSLQQNVLRKLDEREAAQLDSSIDELVGRHGVVSLRRFLLGVDQGISPQCEAVPAADGEWGVLKVSCLRPGLFIPAENKRLPAEVEPELASEVREGDLLIVRANTPQLVGSTAVVPRVRGKLLLSDKIFRVRLDGRLSADFVATVARGRRIRALCAASSNGASQSMANIRFEEVKAWPIPVASLDVQADFVAWVSESRAALDELRPRIERQLGLLSERRQALITAAVTGQFDVSTASGRNTTEGISA; encoded by the coding sequence GTGACCAGTGCAATCGCCTCTCTCCATGGCATGACGGCACTCAGAAGGTTCATTAATGAGATTGTCGATGGCCCATTTGGTAGCGCGCTCACAAGTAGCCACTACGCAGATGATGGGGCGCGTGTTATTCGCCTCGGAAATGTCGGTTCTTCCGCTTTCCGTGATGAGGATGCCGCGTTCATCTCGCTTGATTATTTTGGTGATTTGAAGCGGCATGAAGTGAAGCCGGGTGATCTGCTCATCGCTGGTCTCGGAGACGAGAATCATCCCGTGGGGAGGGCGTGCGTCGCTCCGGAAGGAATCAGCCCTGCCATCGTAAAGGCGGACTGCTTTCGTGCCCGTCTGGACGAGTCCCGGCTGACCCATCGCTATGCCGCCTGGGCATTGAGCTCGTCACTCGTGGCGCAGCAGGTGCGGACAATGGTACGCGGCTCGACGCGGCCGCGAATCAATCTTGAAGTAGCTCGTGAAATCACGATCCCAGCACCATCCATCGAAGAACAGCTTCGCATCGCCGACTTCCTCGACGCCGAGACCGCGCGTATCGATAGACTCGGCAGTCTTCAGCAGAATGTCCTTCGAAAGCTGGATGAGCGGGAAGCAGCTCAACTCGATTCGAGTATTGACGAACTCGTTGGGCGTCACGGTGTGGTGTCGCTGCGCCGGTTCCTCTTGGGCGTTGATCAAGGTATCAGTCCTCAATGTGAGGCGGTGCCGGCGGCCGACGGTGAATGGGGGGTTCTCAAGGTCAGCTGTCTAAGGCCTGGCCTGTTCATTCCCGCTGAGAACAAGAGGCTTCCGGCCGAAGTTGAACCCGAGCTGGCAAGTGAGGTGCGTGAAGGGGATTTGCTCATTGTTCGGGCGAACACTCCTCAGTTGGTCGGGTCAACCGCTGTTGTGCCTCGTGTTCGTGGGAAACTTCTCCTTTCGGATAAGATTTTCCGCGTTCGTTTGGACGGCAGGCTTAGTGCCGATTTCGTGGCAACCGTTGCGCGAGGGCGTCGAATCCGCGCCCTGTGTGCGGCCAGTTCGAATGGCGCTTCGCAGTCCATGGCGAACATTCGATTCGAAGAGGTCAAGGCGTGGCCAATTCCGGTGGCCAGTCTGGATGTGCAAGCAGACTTCGTGGCGTGGGTGTCGGAAAGTCGAGCTGCTCTTGACGAGCTGCGCCCTCGCATCGAACGTCAACTCGGCCTTCTGTCCGAGCGTCGCCAAGCCCTCATCACCGCCGCCGTCACCGGCCAGTTCGACGTCTCCACCGCCAGCGGACGCAACACCACGGAGGGAATCAGCGCATGA
- a CDS encoding class I SAM-dependent DNA methyltransferase, whose amino-acid sequence MNSGKHAELANHAWSVADLLRGDYKQSDYGKVILPFTVLRRLECVLEPTREKVVETVARYRDEDDIDPGYWLRKASGHSFYNRSALTLKKIAADPQNAATLLQKYVGAFSDNAREVLDKYEFAQQIKRLDSADLLYQVIGRFTDLDLHPRTVPNHNMGYVFEELIRRFAEQSNETAGEHFTPREVIKLMVNLLIAPDGDALQVPGVVRTVMDPACGTGGMLSAAEDHIRSLNPGATVEVYGQELNPESWAICRSDLMIKGQDPEHIAFGNSFSDPAHRRDKFDYLLANPPFGVEWKKVKDEVEYEHKHMGEAGRFAAGLPRINDGSLLFLQHMISMMKPVDAKGGGGSRIAIVFNGSPLFTGAAGSGESEIRRWILENDWLEAIVALPDQLFYNTGISTYFWILTNRKSPDHKGKVVLLDARDQFQKMRKSLGDKRKELGAPHIKAITGLYGEAIQAAADPEHELHGKIKVFDNTAFGYQRITVERPLKLRFEVTEDTLTALASAKPVQKLPDAEGFVTAVRTLLGSSWVTKSEALVALKDAVVAAGLLWPTGAPFAKALREAVGVRDPEGETQKIKGEFEPDPELRDYENVPLGEDVEEYLKREVHPHVPDAWIDHAKTKIGYEIPFTRHFYVYEPPRPLAEIDAELKALEAEIQALLGEVTE is encoded by the coding sequence TTGAACAGCGGTAAGCACGCGGAGTTGGCGAACCACGCCTGGTCCGTCGCCGACCTCCTGCGCGGCGACTACAAGCAGTCCGACTACGGCAAGGTCATCCTGCCGTTCACGGTGCTGCGCCGGCTTGAGTGCGTCCTGGAACCGACCCGGGAGAAGGTCGTCGAGACCGTCGCCCGCTACCGGGACGAGGACGACATCGACCCCGGCTACTGGCTGCGCAAGGCCTCGGGGCACTCCTTCTACAACAGGAGTGCCCTGACCCTCAAGAAGATCGCCGCGGACCCGCAGAACGCGGCGACGCTGCTTCAGAAGTACGTGGGGGCGTTCTCGGACAACGCCCGCGAGGTGCTCGACAAGTACGAGTTCGCCCAGCAGATCAAGCGTCTCGACAGCGCGGACCTGCTCTACCAGGTCATCGGCAGGTTCACGGACCTGGACCTGCACCCGCGGACCGTGCCCAACCACAACATGGGCTACGTCTTCGAGGAGTTGATCCGGCGCTTCGCGGAGCAGTCCAACGAGACGGCGGGCGAGCACTTCACCCCCCGCGAGGTCATCAAGCTGATGGTCAATCTGCTGATCGCCCCCGACGGGGACGCGTTGCAGGTGCCGGGCGTGGTACGCACGGTGATGGACCCGGCGTGCGGCACCGGCGGCATGCTCTCGGCCGCCGAGGACCACATCCGCTCCCTGAACCCGGGGGCCACGGTGGAGGTGTACGGGCAGGAACTCAACCCCGAGTCCTGGGCCATCTGCCGATCCGACCTGATGATCAAGGGGCAGGACCCGGAGCACATCGCCTTCGGCAACTCCTTCAGCGACCCCGCGCACCGCCGCGACAAGTTCGACTACCTTCTGGCCAACCCGCCGTTCGGCGTGGAGTGGAAGAAGGTCAAGGACGAGGTCGAGTACGAGCACAAGCACATGGGCGAGGCCGGCCGCTTCGCCGCCGGGCTGCCCCGCATCAACGACGGCTCGCTCCTCTTCCTCCAGCACATGATCTCGATGATGAAGCCGGTGGACGCCAAGGGCGGTGGCGGCTCCCGCATCGCCATCGTCTTCAACGGCTCCCCGCTCTTCACCGGCGCCGCCGGATCCGGCGAGTCCGAGATCCGGCGCTGGATCCTGGAGAACGACTGGCTTGAAGCGATCGTCGCGCTCCCCGACCAGCTCTTCTACAACACCGGCATCTCCACCTACTTCTGGATCCTCACCAACCGCAAGTCCCCCGACCACAAGGGCAAGGTCGTCCTCCTCGACGCCCGGGACCAGTTCCAGAAGATGCGCAAGTCCCTCGGCGACAAGCGCAAGGAGCTGGGCGCGCCTCACATCAAGGCCATCACAGGGCTCTATGGGGAGGCCATCCAGGCCGCGGCCGACCCGGAACACGAACTCCACGGCAAGATCAAGGTCTTCGACAACACGGCCTTCGGCTACCAGCGCATCACGGTCGAGCGCCCCCTCAAACTCCGCTTCGAGGTCACGGAGGACACCCTGACCGCCCTGGCCTCGGCCAAGCCGGTCCAGAAGCTGCCGGACGCGGAGGGCTTCGTGACCGCCGTGCGCACTCTGCTCGGCTCGTCGTGGGTGACCAAGTCCGAAGCGCTGGTGGCCCTGAAGGACGCCGTCGTGGCGGCCGGCCTGCTCTGGCCCACGGGCGCGCCGTTCGCGAAGGCACTGCGGGAGGCGGTGGGCGTCCGCGACCCCGAGGGCGAGACGCAGAAAATCAAGGGCGAGTTCGAGCCGGACCCGGAACTGCGCGACTACGAAAACGTCCCGCTCGGCGAGGACGTCGAGGAGTACCTCAAGCGCGAGGTCCACCCACACGTCCCTGACGCCTGGATCGACCACGCGAAGACGAAGATCGGGTACGAGATCCCCTTCACGCGACACTTCTACGTGTACGAGCCGCCACGCCCGCTGGCCGAGATCGACGCGGAGTTGAAGGCGCTGGAAGCGGAGATTCAGGCGCTGTTGGGGGAGGTGACGGAGTGA
- a CDS encoding DUF262 domain-containing protein: MHAQETTFSKLVHGEVQFQVPLYQRTYTWQRDELRQLWDDVQELVEDRSEGAAPAAHFLGSVVLAPERVAAGGMQRWLVVDGQQRLTTLMLAFTALRDRHRALGRDQKADRIHDLILVNRYQEGKDHYRLLPTQADRDAFVACVESLPTAGGPGNVGGAYRFFHAALTVGEESGGEEWVGAVESVLRDFLSIVSITAAEGDNVYRIFESINNTGVGLSQSDLLRNYLFMCLPKRGEAVYRNLWLPMQELLGPARLELLVWLDLVVGGDRRAKQSDIYRDQKRRLEPLSSDEKALEAEIARLNVRAARLMRIVEPHREHHAGLREVLERLFRWGGQTHYPLALLVLDRLDAGDCAPEEAATAMAYAESYMVRRLFAGSSTTGNNRTFMELPKEVERELEAGRRLPDAVRRVLSAKTGTRLWPSDAVVREAIRDRPFYKSGRAGQRFEILRRFEEGYGASEPVDFAKANLTVEHVLPQRPAQQWFDLLAEEAGETESPEELHGRLIHTLGNLTLSGDNARLSNHPFHRKQQILDSSALRMNQRIADQHRWGRAEILSRSAELADLAVKLWPGPVDGPVDAYTDAEWTGWAELRQALLTMPAGTWTTYGDLAALIGTSAMGVGSHVSARPTLHGAYRVLLADGKVSPGFRPPAGREGFPGPREALESEGVPFDEGGRARRSHRLTAADLAALVGKDDHQREAPARHTDTDDGQTAAHRFETLLRGNQTPHTAEGVLASLRFWEGLGGTLRYGRKPETSCFPTLRQGSDPARSLWPFGLYPVSGTVEVAFEHLKRRPPFDDELSRRELMARLNRVDGIDLAEAKLDLRPSFPLEVFAEHGEEIRGVLEWFAHTVAHADARTPLPDTAGRA; this comes from the coding sequence GTGCACGCCCAGGAGACGACGTTCAGCAAGCTGGTTCACGGAGAGGTTCAGTTCCAGGTCCCGTTGTACCAGCGCACCTATACCTGGCAACGCGACGAGTTGCGGCAGTTGTGGGACGACGTCCAGGAACTCGTCGAGGATCGGTCGGAGGGCGCGGCCCCCGCGGCCCACTTCCTTGGGTCGGTGGTGCTGGCGCCGGAGAGGGTCGCCGCGGGCGGGATGCAGCGTTGGCTCGTCGTGGACGGACAGCAGCGGCTGACCACCTTGATGCTCGCCTTCACCGCCCTGCGCGACCGCCACCGGGCCCTGGGACGGGACCAGAAGGCGGACCGCATCCACGACCTGATCCTCGTCAACCGCTACCAGGAGGGGAAGGACCACTACCGGCTCCTGCCGACACAGGCCGACCGCGACGCGTTCGTCGCCTGCGTGGAGTCGCTGCCCACGGCCGGCGGCCCCGGCAACGTCGGAGGGGCGTACCGGTTCTTCCACGCCGCCTTGACCGTGGGGGAGGAGAGCGGCGGCGAGGAGTGGGTCGGTGCCGTCGAGTCGGTGCTCCGTGACTTCCTCTCCATCGTGTCGATCACGGCCGCCGAGGGCGACAACGTCTACCGGATCTTCGAGTCCATCAACAACACGGGTGTCGGCCTCAGCCAGAGCGACCTGTTGCGCAACTACCTTTTCATGTGCCTGCCCAAGCGCGGCGAGGCGGTGTACCGGAACCTGTGGCTCCCGATGCAGGAGTTGTTGGGACCCGCCCGGCTGGAACTCCTCGTCTGGCTGGACCTGGTCGTCGGTGGCGACCGACGGGCCAAGCAGAGCGACATCTACCGCGACCAGAAGAGGCGCCTGGAGCCGTTGAGCTCCGACGAGAAGGCCCTGGAGGCCGAGATCGCCCGGCTGAACGTCCGCGCCGCCCGTCTCATGCGCATCGTCGAACCGCACCGCGAGCACCACGCCGGCCTGCGGGAGGTGCTGGAACGGCTGTTCCGCTGGGGCGGCCAGACGCACTACCCTCTGGCACTGCTCGTGCTCGACCGCTTGGACGCCGGCGACTGCGCCCCCGAGGAAGCGGCCACGGCCATGGCCTATGCGGAGAGCTACATGGTCCGCCGGCTGTTCGCCGGCAGCTCCACCACCGGCAACAACCGCACCTTCATGGAGCTGCCCAAGGAGGTGGAGCGGGAACTGGAGGCCGGACGGCGGCTCCCCGACGCGGTCCGACGCGTACTGTCGGCGAAGACCGGGACCCGGCTCTGGCCGTCCGACGCCGTCGTCCGGGAAGCCATCCGCGACCGCCCGTTCTACAAGTCCGGCCGCGCCGGCCAACGCTTCGAGATTCTCCGCAGGTTCGAGGAGGGATACGGCGCGAGCGAACCGGTGGACTTCGCCAAGGCCAACCTCACCGTGGAGCACGTGCTCCCACAACGTCCCGCCCAGCAGTGGTTCGACCTCCTCGCCGAGGAGGCGGGGGAGACGGAGAGCCCGGAGGAGCTGCACGGCCGGCTGATCCACACCCTCGGCAACCTCACCCTCTCCGGTGACAACGCCCGCCTCTCCAACCACCCCTTCCACCGCAAGCAACAGATTCTCGACTCCAGCGCGCTGCGCATGAACCAGCGCATCGCCGACCAACACCGCTGGGGCAGAGCGGAGATCCTGTCCCGCTCCGCAGAACTCGCCGACCTGGCGGTCAAGTTGTGGCCGGGTCCGGTGGACGGGCCGGTCGACGCGTACACCGACGCCGAATGGACGGGTTGGGCCGAACTCCGACAGGCGCTGCTGACCATGCCGGCCGGCACCTGGACCACCTACGGCGACCTCGCCGCCCTGATCGGCACCTCCGCGATGGGCGTCGGGAGCCATGTGAGCGCCCGGCCCACCCTGCACGGGGCCTACCGTGTCCTGCTCGCCGACGGCAAGGTGTCCCCCGGCTTCCGGCCCCCGGCGGGGCGAGAAGGGTTCCCCGGGCCCCGCGAGGCCCTGGAGAGCGAGGGGGTCCCCTTCGACGAGGGAGGCCGAGCCCGGCGCTCCCACCGGCTCACCGCGGCGGATCTCGCCGCACTCGTCGGCAAGGACGACCACCAGCGGGAGGCCCCGGCGCGGCACACCGACACCGACGACGGGCAGACCGCGGCCCACCGCTTCGAGACGCTGCTCCGGGGCAACCAGACGCCCCACACCGCCGAAGGGGTGCTCGCCTCCCTCCGGTTCTGGGAGGGGCTGGGCGGCACCCTCAGGTACGGCCGGAAGCCGGAGACCAGTTGCTTCCCGACCCTGCGCCAGGGCTCCGACCCGGCCCGCTCGCTGTGGCCGTTCGGCCTCTACCCGGTCTCCGGCACCGTCGAGGTGGCCTTCGAGCACCTGAAGCGTCGCCCGCCCTTCGACGACGAGCTGTCCCGCCGCGAGCTGATGGCCCGCCTCAACCGCGTCGACGGCATCGACCTCGCCGAGGCCAAACTGGACCTGCGGCCCTCCTTCCCGCTGGAGGTCTTCGCCGAGCACGGCGAGGAGATCCGAGGGGTCCTGGAATGGTTCGCGCACACGGTCGCGCACGCCGACGCCCGCACTCCCCTCCCCGACACGGCCGGGCGAGCCTGA
- a CDS encoding endonuclease domain-containing protein has translation MTERAKPGRAHGLISLEAADALWPALTSRAALPTSSGALTRPPAHPRSGYVLLGGRLVPTTEIDDGRWGVAESEVRRAAAELNALRVDRRDLVRVGPFRGTSAPDRDTGTAPSWRRRVATELRRTPPPGPARGRASDGPSSHLAGVEWRRVLVERGCDGARPTWWLPRALVRLLDAAEHAETRWPRTARVRGAAAGERPARPAPGGPTPRRAEDGDGAGAAGPARPATPTPRPYTRQWEDRRYSVLSREPGIALKIAGWLCGVCGETPATVLDHCHEHGYVRAPVCQSCNTRERPDHLYATDVRVAGRYTRLFGSDAEVWLRHWHRCTGCRARTVLPLPHLAAWTAFVDCRPLRPTHRAPRGREPCGALRVSWTGSHYTPGSCLLTVVVDRCPSGEHRVLARVRYRDAVERFGAWLAQTAPAVAEAAGPERTDDLPARPRPVVPDTDGDGLALF, from the coding sequence GTGACGGAGCGTGCCAAGCCCGGCCGTGCGCACGGCCTGATCTCCTTGGAGGCGGCCGATGCCCTGTGGCCCGCCCTGACCTCGCGCGCCGCCCTGCCCACGTCCTCCGGAGCCCTGACCCGCCCTCCCGCCCACCCCCGGTCCGGGTACGTCCTGCTCGGGGGGCGCCTGGTGCCCACCACCGAGATCGACGACGGGCGATGGGGCGTCGCCGAGTCCGAGGTGCGGCGTGCCGCGGCGGAGTTGAACGCCCTCCGGGTGGACCGGCGTGACCTGGTCCGCGTCGGGCCCTTTCGCGGAACGTCGGCTCCCGACCGCGACACGGGAACGGCGCCGAGCTGGCGGCGGCGTGTCGCGACGGAGCTGCGGCGGACGCCCCCTCCCGGCCCCGCCCGGGGCCGTGCTTCCGACGGGCCGTCGAGCCACCTCGCCGGGGTCGAGTGGCGTCGGGTGCTCGTGGAGCGCGGGTGTGACGGGGCGCGGCCGACGTGGTGGCTGCCGCGCGCGCTGGTGCGGCTGCTCGACGCCGCCGAGCACGCCGAGACGCGGTGGCCGCGGACCGCGCGGGTGCGTGGGGCGGCGGCCGGCGAACGGCCCGCCCGACCGGCCCCGGGCGGACCCACCCCACGGCGGGCGGAGGACGGCGACGGCGCCGGTGCGGCGGGCCCCGCACGCCCCGCGACCCCGACTCCGCGCCCGTACACCAGGCAGTGGGAGGACCGGCGGTACTCGGTGCTCAGCAGGGAGCCCGGCATCGCCCTGAAGATCGCCGGGTGGTTGTGCGGTGTCTGCGGGGAGACGCCCGCCACCGTCCTCGACCACTGCCACGAACACGGATACGTCCGCGCCCCGGTCTGCCAGTCCTGCAACACGCGGGAACGCCCCGACCACCTCTACGCCACCGACGTCCGCGTGGCCGGTCGCTACACCCGCCTGTTCGGCAGCGACGCCGAGGTCTGGCTGCGCCACTGGCACCGCTGCACCGGCTGTCGCGCGCGCACGGTGCTCCCCCTCCCGCACCTCGCCGCCTGGACGGCTTTCGTCGACTGCCGGCCGCTGCGCCCGACCCATCGGGCCCCGCGCGGGAGGGAGCCCTGCGGAGCCCTGCGCGTGTCCTGGACGGGCAGTCACTACACGCCCGGATCCTGCCTGCTCACGGTCGTGGTCGACCGCTGCCCCTCGGGCGAGCACCGCGTCCTGGCCCGCGTCCGCTACCGCGACGCCGTCGAGCGGTTCGGCGCGTGGCTGGCCCAGACGGCCCCCGCCGTCGCCGAGGCGGCGGGCCCCGAGCGCACGGACGACCTTCCCGCCCGTCCCCGCCCCGTCGTGCCGGACACCGACGGGGACGGCCTCGCCCTGTTCTGA
- a CDS encoding DUF805 domain-containing protein — MQWFIEAVKKYAVFSGRARRKEYWMYFLVYLALGIVLSIVDALLGVNILVPLLWLGLFLPSLGVTVRRLHDTGRSGWWVLITIVPLVGTIVMLVFTCLDGDSEPNKYGPNPKSPVYA, encoded by the coding sequence ATGCAGTGGTTCATCGAGGCCGTCAAGAAGTACGCCGTGTTCAGCGGGCGCGCACGCCGCAAGGAATACTGGATGTACTTCCTGGTCTACTTGGCCCTCGGTATCGTGCTGTCGATCGTGGACGCTCTCCTCGGCGTCAACATCCTGGTCCCGCTCTTGTGGCTGGGGCTGTTCCTGCCCAGCCTGGGCGTCACCGTCCGGCGTCTCCACGACACGGGCCGCTCGGGATGGTGGGTACTCATCACGATCGTCCCACTGGTCGGCACGATCGTGATGCTGGTCTTCACCTGCCTGGACGGCGACTCCGAGCCCAACAAGTACGGCCCCAACCCGAAGTCGCCCGTATACGCCTGA
- a CDS encoding FAD-dependent monooxygenase, whose product MGTAERNRVIVLGASMAGLLAARVLADSYDDVVVVDRDELVDDDLPRKGVPQGDHVHALLTRGRHIIEELLPGITDELISGGAVTGDVTGNVRWVMEGRRMPQPHSDMLLVSMSRQHLEQRVRARVRALPNVSLLHRHDVTGLLTTRDRRTVVGVSVVGDGISRELTGDLVVDATGRRSRTPAWLTELGFPKVAEDRQRIGVGYTTQYFRLPPDRMGADVAIDVVASPETGRGAICTTIEDGRTAVTACGFLGDYPPRDPEGFLTFLKSLSGSDIHDTVKGHEPLGDPVAYRFPANLRRRYERMPSFPAGLLVLGDAVCSFNPVYGQGMTVAALGAMVLRGHVSRPGVPRAEEYFADLAKEAVDSVWSMTTGADLVFPVVEGERTERWRERQAYVGRLLEAATRDHSLLTAYARVVFLVDPPEALGAPEIRAAVQAASPSPSL is encoded by the coding sequence GTGGGGACAGCCGAGCGGAACCGCGTGATCGTCCTGGGCGCGAGCATGGCCGGTCTGCTGGCCGCGCGTGTGCTGGCTGACTCCTACGACGACGTGGTCGTGGTGGACCGGGACGAACTCGTCGACGACGACCTTCCCCGCAAGGGAGTGCCGCAGGGCGATCACGTGCACGCCCTGCTGACCCGTGGCCGGCACATCATCGAGGAACTGCTGCCGGGCATCACGGACGAGCTGATCTCCGGCGGGGCCGTGACGGGGGACGTCACCGGCAATGTCCGTTGGGTCATGGAGGGTCGGCGGATGCCGCAGCCCCATTCGGACATGCTGCTGGTGTCGATGAGCCGGCAGCACCTGGAGCAGCGGGTACGGGCCCGGGTACGGGCGCTGCCGAACGTGTCGCTTCTCCACCGGCACGACGTCACCGGTCTGCTGACGACGCGGGACCGGCGGACGGTCGTCGGGGTGTCGGTGGTGGGGGACGGCATCTCACGCGAGCTCACGGGCGATCTGGTGGTGGACGCCACCGGGCGGCGCTCGCGGACCCCGGCATGGCTGACCGAGCTGGGTTTCCCGAAGGTCGCGGAGGACCGGCAGCGGATCGGGGTCGGCTACACGACACAGTACTTCCGGCTGCCGCCGGACCGGATGGGCGCCGACGTCGCCATCGACGTGGTGGCGTCGCCGGAGACCGGGCGTGGCGCCATCTGCACCACCATCGAGGACGGACGCACGGCGGTGACGGCGTGCGGCTTCCTCGGCGACTACCCGCCCCGTGACCCGGAGGGGTTCCTCACGTTCCTGAAGTCGCTGTCGGGGTCGGACATCCACGACACGGTGAAGGGCCACGAGCCGCTGGGAGACCCGGTGGCATACCGCTTCCCTGCCAATCTGCGCCGCCGCTACGAGCGGATGCCCTCCTTTCCGGCCGGCCTCCTCGTCCTCGGCGACGCGGTGTGCAGCTTCAACCCGGTGTACGGGCAGGGCATGACGGTCGCAGCACTCGGTGCCATGGTGCTGCGCGGCCACGTGTCCCGGCCGGGCGTGCCGCGAGCCGAGGAGTACTTCGCCGACCTCGCGAAGGAGGCGGTCGACTCGGTGTGGTCGATGACGACCGGCGCCGACCTCGTCTTCCCGGTCGTCGAGGGCGAGCGCACCGAGAGGTGGCGGGAGCGGCAGGCGTACGTGGGCCGGCTCCTGGAGGCGGCCACACGTGATCACTCCCTGCTGACCGCTTACGCGCGGGTGGTCTTCCTGGTCGATCCGCCGGAGGCGCTCGGTGCCCCCGAGATTCGGGCGGCCGTCCAGGCGGCTTCCCCGTCACCTTCTCTCTGA
- a CDS encoding (2Fe-2S)-binding protein, with product MTPYASARAPAKAVATALEDAATLGGFFAVTLGGPERGWRPVTDAYPSGFGDLAGAIAERYDTRETRVGASLAHLGHAARLWSPVLACALGHGIVLDLSGLHRADHAPALRLPRPTGWYAEGLPPLAGTLYRVVVGEHLAPLAAALRRRLAPRLLDGNAASALTGTAQVLLRARPELRRPLTALTAELLATGRLADTGRLTGRDLAFRRRSCCLFYRTPSGGKCGDCCLGP from the coding sequence GTGACCCCGTACGCGTCCGCCCGAGCCCCCGCGAAGGCCGTCGCCACCGCCCTGGAGGACGCCGCGACCCTGGGCGGCTTCTTCGCCGTCACGCTCGGCGGCCCCGAGCGGGGCTGGCGTCCCGTCACCGACGCCTACCCGAGCGGCTTCGGCGATCTCGCCGGCGCCATCGCCGAGCGGTACGACACCCGCGAGACACGTGTCGGGGCCTCTCTGGCCCACCTGGGGCACGCGGCGCGCCTGTGGTCGCCGGTCCTGGCCTGTGCCCTCGGTCATGGAATCGTCCTGGACCTGTCCGGACTCCACCGCGCCGACCACGCGCCGGCCCTGCGACTGCCCCGGCCCACCGGTTGGTACGCCGAGGGCCTCCCGCCACTCGCCGGAACGCTGTACCGGGTCGTGGTCGGCGAGCACCTGGCGCCGTTGGCCGCCGCCCTCCGCCGCAGGCTCGCGCCACGCCTGCTGGACGGCAACGCCGCGTCCGCCCTGACCGGCACGGCCCAGGTCCTCCTGCGAGCCCGGCCCGAACTGCGCCGACCGCTCACCGCTCTCACCGCCGAGTTGCTCGCCACCGGCCGCCTCGCGGACACCGGCCGACTGACAGGCCGCGACCTCGCCTTCCGCCGGCGTAGCTGCTGCCTCTTCTACCGCACCCCCTCCGGCGGCAAGTGCGGCGACTGCTGCCTGGGTCCCTGA
- a CDS encoding (2Fe-2S) ferredoxin domain-containing protein gives MPCRVVVCRDCCCGSPRMAGVDHSAQAARLREVAPVRISDCLDVCDQANVVVVRPSAAGRAAGARPVWLGLVNDPAATEDVASWVRAGGPGIAPRPEILDLHVFTPPRRHAAP, from the coding sequence TTGCCGTGTCGGGTGGTTGTCTGCCGGGACTGTTGCTGCGGCAGCCCCCGGATGGCCGGCGTGGACCACTCCGCCCAGGCCGCCCGCCTTCGGGAGGTCGCCCCCGTGCGGATCTCGGACTGCCTGGACGTCTGCGACCAGGCCAACGTCGTCGTCGTGCGGCCCTCGGCCGCCGGGCGGGCCGCCGGGGCGCGGCCGGTCTGGCTCGGCCTCGTCAACGACCCGGCGGCGACCGAGGACGTCGCCTCCTGGGTGCGTGCGGGCGGGCCCGGGATCGCGCCCCGGCCGGAGATCCTCGACCTGCACGTCTTCACCCCGCCCCGACGCCACGCGGCCCCCTGA
- a CDS encoding AAA family ATPase produces MIVWVNGAFGSGKTTLVDEVRRRWPEALVYDPEMVGYVLREIVEVPTGDFQDLRLWRRQVADLAVALVEEYRRPVLVPMTLVDPGYTAEIFGVLEGAGVTVHHFFLTVSEDELVRRIDGRSFTPDDPERDERVRRWCKSRIRVCVASMETLPGGTVFLDGARSPGLLADDVLTRVGSHP; encoded by the coding sequence ATGATCGTCTGGGTGAACGGCGCGTTCGGGAGTGGCAAGACCACGCTGGTGGACGAGGTGCGGAGGCGTTGGCCAGAGGCCCTGGTGTACGACCCGGAGATGGTCGGCTATGTCCTCCGGGAGATCGTGGAGGTGCCGACCGGCGACTTCCAGGATCTGCGACTCTGGCGACGTCAAGTGGCGGATTTGGCCGTGGCGCTGGTCGAGGAGTACCGCCGGCCGGTCCTGGTGCCGATGACGCTCGTCGACCCCGGCTATACGGCGGAGATCTTCGGTGTACTGGAGGGAGCGGGGGTGACGGTGCACCACTTCTTTCTCACCGTGTCGGAGGACGAGCTGGTCCGCCGGATCGACGGGCGGAGCTTCACGCCGGACGACCCCGAGCGGGACGAGCGGGTGCGGCGGTGGTGCAAGTCCAGGATCCGAGTCTGCGTGGCCTCGATGGAGACCCTGCCAGGCGGCACCGTCTTCCTGGACGGCGCTCGGAGTCCGGGTCTCCTGGCGGACGATGTGCTGACTCGGGTCGGTTCGCACCCGTGA